GGCAGCTggataacccccccaccccccaccccccaccatgcCTGGCAGTCTGCCTTTGAAGATGAAGAGGTAGTGTTAAAACCAcagcccccccttccctccccacccacaGCCAGATTAACACCAAACTCATCCAATTACCAACAGCAAACAGCCAACACCATTAAGACTGGGGGCCCTCTACTGAACCCCTCTCCAGTACACAAACACTGCAATCACCACCCCATCCCTCCCATCCCATCGTCAAACAACCGTTACACGCACCCGCCATTCTGGCTCTAGTCCACACTCTGCCATATAGGTGCAGATAAAAGCACGTAAATATAGCACATACTTCATAGAGCAAAGAGGTGTGAGTGCATGAAGACTTGATtctaaatgtgtgaaatttgatactaaaaatagttttaaaaatgttgttgatGTAGATCAAGGATGTCTCTGGTTCCTGGAGagttgcagtgtctgctggtttttcacCGAGAGTCAGCGGCAGATTGGCCAAAGAATTTGTACGtggtttttttgtctgtaagTGTCTCATCTGttgtcatgtttttgtgttttgtgtggaccccaggaagagtagctgATGCCCTGCATCATGGGGATCCTAATAAAATCCTAGTCCTAAATCCTTATGGTATCATTATACAGTGGTTTGTGCGTGAATAGACCACAGTGGTATTGATCATCCATTGAGAACCACATGCAGTCGCCATGCtgaaatttaacaaaaaagaaaaaaaatcttaaggAGGTAAATCCAAAAAGGGGTCACAGGGTATTCTCTGAACACTACATAAATCTGAGAGACCTGGATTCACCAGAGAAACAAGAGAGCAAGAATCCCAAGACAACAAAGAAGATGACCTCAATAATCTGATTgtgaaatacaaatgaacaaaaacctttcagtataaaaaacaatttccgtataatttttaaaaaaacaaataaacccaTAACAGTTAAAgactgaaatgtcttttttcttaGTCTAATGCATCAACACCAATGAACACTGTATTTTTTAGCAGTATAAAATAGACAGTTAATATATCAGGCCTTGCTGGTATACAGCAAAGTTAGAGAGGATTTATTCTTTGTTCCTTCTCACAAACAATACCTCCATGTGACTCCTGAAACTGTATACAGAGCATATTACCTTTCCATGTGTTGCACACATCTTTGTTCCTAAAGTACTCAGTAACAATGGcaaaaatgtgtgtattgtgaTTTTTATTCCCAATTGTCTGGTTAACCTAAGAAGAGAAAACGATCTTGATGAATCAGATATGTACTGAATATCTTCTTGTTTGGAGTTTTTATTGAGacaaaacatttacaatttCCATgtgagaaacaaaagaaaaaaattaaaataaaatcatagtTAGACAATGTTCACAGCTGATTAGAACAAATCTTAAATCTTTTTCCATGAAATTACACACTAAACTTCACATCAGAACTTAGAAAAGGAAGGTGACCTGATTATCCGATGAACTTCACAATTTTCCCAATcaactaattttttaaaaattcccaaCCAATTAAAAATTGCATTCTAAATTGCTTCcaataatgaaacaaacatctttttaaatcaacaaaaaaaaatcaatgcacaAAAGAAAAGGTCTCAcagctgaattttaaatatttctatttacaaatattattatatatccccatatttttacatttatgtacaGTACGTCAAAACATAAATCGCCCAACACAATTTGAACCACTTTCCCCAACAGTTTTTCAACATAAATAAAGATACGTAACACACGTCCCCTGGGTTAAATCGTGGAGACAGCAGTTGTTCTACAAACATTTTCTATACATGTACCAGCAGTTGTTGTATCCTTAATTTCACAGATAAGTTTTCATACTTGTAAACCCTATACATTTGTGCAATTCACATTTATGACTCAGCACATTTTCGGCCTTATAGTAAACGATTTCCAAGGAAACGTAGAACCAAGGTTTTCTTTCCGTTAATGGTTTGGAACGCTGTTCTGTGCATAAAGCAGAAGCAAGTTCACACGAGTATGGCACTGTGTTGACGACGTAGGAATCGATTACGACTGGGAAACTTCTGTGAAGGGTTTACTGTATTAAGTGTGTTACGCCAAGCTGAAGGATACAGCAAATATTAATAAGtgtgcacactctctcttttgctctctctctctcacacacacacactcacactcacaggccCATAAGAGAGGAacagacgcacacgcaaacaaaacACCCTTGTTGACAAAAATGTGAGGTAGAGAGTTTGATTGGGACTCCTTCCAACGTGTGGTCCATTGTACCACAGTATCAAGACAAATGTCTAGATACCAACTTTGACTCTCGACTCAAAGGAAATTTGGTGCATGCAGATATGCACATATGCTGATTGAATCCTAGCAAAAGGTTTGTGTGGGTCAGTTCTTGGTCTGATgctttttctgccattttcattttttattcaaattgaGCTGCTACCTCTCTATGCAGCATACAGTCTTAGCACAAGACCCCCTCATGTCAGCAATTAACAACCTCACTAAATTGGTCAGAAACAACAGTCACAGTCTAAAATGCACTGCAACAGTGAAGTTCCTCAAATGCTCTCAATTgtcactgaaatataaataataaatcaaaagaaGTTTGATTGAAAAACTTCCTTCTTGTatgtttctttgtcttttttcttctaacaactgatacagtacattaaaaaaataatgtttaaaacacCTCCAGGTCTTCTCCAAAACAAGGAGTACCAACTTGTCTTTGAATGAACTCAAAGTTAATGTTCAGCCCAATCAACCAAATGAGCAGCCACCCCCTGTGCATTTGTTCATTAATCTCTTCAAGGCAAATTTGCACATGCTATAAGATTTCCACTTTCTGTGCACAGACAAGGTCGCTGTTAACAAGCTCCCACATGTGCGAGAGATCTGGGGGAAGAAGCTTGTGGACCACGATCATGCTCTTGAAGAAGCAAGGCTCTTTGTTCAATTTGCTGCTCTTGTTTTTCACCAGGCCGAAGGTCTTGAAAGCATTGTGTTTAATGGGGGACACCTGGACCACTTCCAGACACATGCCTAGGAAGACGTCATCAATGGGGTACAGGTCTAAGGTTTCCGAAGCCCCGTAGAGCTTCCTGGCCAGGGGACCGTCCATTAGGAACCCACCTCCACCGGCATATGGAGGGTAGTAGGTCTTGTTGTACAATGCCTGGGGGATGTAgtatttgttttccttctttcGAATAGGCTTGGCCTTGAAAAGAACATCTCCCACAAAGAGGTTTCTCATTCCAGTGTCTCCCAGAAACTCAAAGATGTTCTGGATGTTGACGAAGACGTCATCGTCCCCCTTGAATATGTAACGCACCTGGCTGCAGTACGTGGAGAACCACTTGAGGAAGCTGGTCTCCTTAAGCGTGAGGTTGAAGAAGCTGTCCATGAAATCCCACTGCAGGATGTCGCCATAGATTTGGTCCTCATACTCCAGGAGCTTCTGGTGGTTGGCCTTCTCCACCTCATTGGACGAGGTCCCCAGGAGGAAGAGGGTCTTTATCCTCTTCCCGTCAATCTCCTGCTCCTTCCCCCAAGTGTTCCGGATGACTTCCCTACGGTCGTGCTGAGTGATGACGGACTTGACGACGATCAGCAGGTGCACCTCGCCTTGGCACTTCTCCGGGTGGTTCATGATCATGGGGAAATACCTGCAGTGTCTGTAGAGCAGGAACTGCTTGAAGTTTGGCTCTAGGCCGGCGAACCACTCCGTGCCGGAGAAGTTCAGGTTGGCGGTGCAGTTGGCGGACGTGACGTCCCAGGTCTGCGCCCCTCGGGCCTCCATCGTCCAGGGGGGTTCTGTGGTGTGCTCCTGCTTCGGCTTCCTCGCTTTCCAAAAGCTGTTCTCCTTCAAGTAGACTCCCCTCTTCTGGCGTGCCCCACTGGACACTGCCTCTGGCTGGGGGTGCTGCCTCTCCATCTCAAACTGAAGCCCAGTGCTGATGTTCCCTCTCTGGACCATTGTCACAGTCACCACAGCCAGGAAGAACATCAGGCTCAGCCTTCTGTATATCCTCCACCTTTCCCTCACAGTCATCCTACagtcataaatatatatttaaaaaaaaaaaaacaagcatttatcAGAGATGTgacttttcttattttcttaatcagaatacagaaaaatacaggTTTTTAAGACCATAACTCTCCCAGCTAGAGGTAGAGGTACTTgggtatgtacacacacacacacacacacacacacacacacaccaagagtgTCTCCCTCTGACAGCTGATAGCAGGAAAGAATGTTCAGCATTAAAGCAAAAAACTAGTGACAGCAGAGACATCAGGATTGAAATGTCCGCCTCTGGTTCGAGAGAGCTCTGCTTTCTCCCATGAAGCCAAACAGTTGACGTGAAATCCCAAGACCAAGTGCCTCCTGCTAACACTGACAAAACAGGCTCTCTCTTGGTCCTTCTGAGAACGGTGAGGTCAGGGAGGTCTGGGGGGGAAAGGTTGCCAGATCTATAGCTAgcttgttatgcagatgacacacaactcttcttttctttccccccctcggccacacaggtcaatgataagatctcttcctgcctggctgacatctccacctggatggccagccaccatctgaagctcaacctcaacaaaactgagctgctcttcttcccgtacaagacctccttgcttcatgaactctcaatcacggttgatggcaccacagtgactgcctctcactctgccaagagcttgggggtggtcctggatgaccaactggacctcaaggagcacatcaaggcaacatcaaggtcctgcagattcctcctatacaacatcaggaggattcgaccatacctgacgacgcactccacccagctgctcgtccaggctacggtgacctctcgccttgattactgcaactctctccttgctaacctgccagcttgtgccatacagccactacagatgattcagaatgccgctgcccggctcatctacaacctccccaaattctcccacgtcactcctctgctgcgatcacttcactggctaccggtcgctgccaggatccgattcaaagccctgacccttgcctacactgccgccaacaggacagccccatctacttgcaggacatgactcaattctatgtgcctgctcgaccactccgctctgcggcagcagggcgtcttgtaacccctcccacccgcccaaagggatcacagagcttctccaccctagctccccagtggtggaacgaactccccgtccctctccgaatctccccctcactatccatcttccgtcgtggcctgaagactcatctcttcagactatacctagaataaccaccaccatgctgtgtatatatatattaaaaaaaaaatgtcactgtcacttgttacatgttgccccatccctgcacttcttggtaaattgtatttgtcctaatactgtagcttattcttctgcctagtttggctttgcagatgttagaccaggatagtgttcattgttctcggctagaaatagctgtacaaaataagtaattgtaccttactgaacccgtgttcagcagttgtctacgatcatgaaaatgcacttcttgtacgtcgctttggataaaagcgtccgccaaatgaatgtaatgttgtgGAATGATAAGGGGAATGGTACTTTCCAGAGAAAGATACGGGTTCGGTTTCAGTGTGATACGAGACCTCTGGCAACCCTGTGAAGCAGTCCATGCTCACAAACAGAGCTTGTATCTCGTTCACACAACGGCAGGGATGACTCAGAGGGACACACTGTTTTTCTGGATATCGGCGGACATTTTGGGTCAGTTTTTTCCAGCAGTTTGTGAGGGACTCGTCCGAGCGGCCTCAGGTCAGTATTCACTGCCATATGGATCCAGGAGCCCGAAGGCAAATCAGGTCCAATAAAATCAGGTCcacgcacgctcacactcgGAGTAAGAGGAATGTGTGTGTCATATCACAGCATtccccagcagccccacacacacacgcgcgcgcacacacacacacacactgcggtTAAGAGTGCCAGAGGGAAACTCCCACCCCCATACAGCAGGTTCCCCCCATAACTCCCTGACATGGGGTCGCATTCAACAAAGTTAAGACCACAGGGAAGCACTCCCACCTAGAGATTCCGCAGCAACTGTGCAAGGACCAATGGCAGCGGAGGGATGGCATGTAGTAGAAGTTTGACGCACTCAACTTTTCATCGTTTCACTGTATCCCGTTTGGTGCTGAAGCTAGACAATAAATCACAACAGAACAGTTATACAGTATACTGGTGAAAACCCACCAATAACAAGGGCAGGACAACTACTTTTAGACCATGACCCTCACTGTCCACGAGGAAAAACACAAGCTATGATTACCTCAACATCACAAGCTAAAGACCAAGGTACCCAGCAGAGGGAATTTGATCTTACGCCTTTCAGCCTCTAGGGGGCGAATTTCTGTATAGCAAACTCACTTAAGAAGTCTGCTACACATTCCGCTGCACTTAACATTGAAAATTACTGCTGCAGccaaaagcttctttttttcttttttttttaatttttatttttttttaaatgccatgtTATGACTTTCTATGCCTGCTGAATAGGTAACTGCAGGGATTTGAATCAGTAAGAGATTTGACTGGCAGAGTAGCTCATAGCAAAAAGCTTGGATGGTGGGCAAGCCATTGTATCTCTGTTCAACTAGAAAGAGGATATGAGGTACTTCATGTAGCACAGAAACCCTGCTAATGATTCAAAAAACCGGGTGACTAACGGTTGGGGACCTGGGCTAGCAACTCGGGGGCTGCatgttcaattcccaggttgggTACTGCTGTTGTTCAAGGTTGAACAAGCTACTTCACCTgagtaataattaaaatatccaGCTACATAAAGGGAGCTACTCAATTGCTATATCAGGGcttgcccaatcctgttccttgagatccaccatcctgtaggttttcactccagcgcTAACCAAGCACCTCCTctattcaacagccagagatctcgttgagctgctaattttatttatttattatttaacctttatttacccagggtagggtcgctgagcacggatgctcttatcagggaacgccctgcttcacattcacacacattcacacctggtatcaggtgtgccaagttatgtttgaaatgaaaacctgctggATGGTAGATCACctggaacaggattgggcagccctgttacATTCAAACATATAAATAGCATCTGGATTGACAGCTGGTCTGGGTAATTATAAAACGTAAAAATGTACAGTTGCTGGAGGTGTGTGCCGAGCAGAGCAGTGGCACTCGAACAGAATCAACTCAAGTTAAATCAGCCAGAGCGTTCGCCCTGCTAGCTGACACCTGTTACCTGCTGCGTTCCCACCACAGAGTCAAGCCAAcgcaggaagaggagagcgaGGGGTGGAGATTACACAGGGGAGCTGGCAGACACTCAGAGAGGGCAATCATGACCCAGCAAAATAACCcctgggtgtggggggggggggtagatacACAGCTGGAGTAGCGGTGGGGGTAGTTACACGGCTGCagtcagcggggggggggggggggggggggggttagtcgGCTGCAGTAGCGGGGGGTAGTTACACGGCTGCAGTAGCAGGGGGGTAGTTACACGGCTGCAGTAGCAGGGGGTAGTTACACGCGCGTCAGGGTAGTACAGCGCATACAGGGGTAGTTACACAGCTGCAGTAGCAGGGGGGTAGTTACACAGCTGCAGTAGCAGGGGGTAGTTACACGGCTGCAGTAGTGGGGGGGTAGTTACACGGCTGCAGTAGAGCGGGGGTAGCTACACAGCTGCAGTAGTGGGGGGTAGCTACATGGCTGCATAGGGGGTATTACATGGCTGCAGTATCGGGGGTAGTTACACGGCTGCAGTAGCAGGGGGTAGTTACATGGCTGCAGCAGTGGGGGGTAGTTACACGGCTGCAGTAGCAGGGGGGTAGTTACACGGCTGCAGTAGCAGGGGGTAGTTACACGGCTGCAGTAGCAGGGGGTAGTTACACGGCTACAGTAGCAGGGGGTAGT
This is a stretch of genomic DNA from Anguilla rostrata isolate EN2019 chromosome 4, ASM1855537v3, whole genome shotgun sequence. It encodes these proteins:
- the LOC135252211 gene encoding UDP-GlcNAc:betaGal beta-1,3-N-acetylglucosaminyltransferase 7-like isoform X1; translated protein: MPSLRCHWSLHSCCGISRMTVRERWRIYRRLSLMFFLAVVTVTMVQRGNISTGLQFEMERQHPQPEAVSSGARQKRGVYLKENSFWKARKPKQEHTTEPPWTMEARGAQTWDVTSANCTANLNFSGTEWFAGLEPNFKQFLLYRHCRYFPMIMNHPEKCQGEVHLLIVVKSVITQHDRREVIRNTWGKEQEIDGKRIKTLFLLGTSSNEVEKANHQKLLEYEDQIYGDILQWDFMDSFFNLTLKETSFLKWFSTYCSQVRYIFKGDDDVFVNIQNIFEFLGDTGMRNLFVGDVLFKAKPIRKKENKYYIPQALYNKTYYPPYAGGGGFLMDGPLARKLYGASETLDLYPIDDVFLGMCLEVVQVSPIKHNAFKTFGLVKNKSSKLNKEPCFFKSMIVVHKLLPPDLSHMWELVNSDLVCAQKVEIL
- the LOC135252211 gene encoding UDP-GlcNAc:betaGal beta-1,3-N-acetylglucosaminyltransferase 7-like isoform X2; the encoded protein is MMTVRERWRIYRRLSLMFFLAVVTVTMVQRGNISTGLQFEMERQHPQPEAVSSGARQKRGVYLKENSFWKARKPKQEHTTEPPWTMEARGAQTWDVTSANCTANLNFSGTEWFAGLEPNFKQFLLYRHCRYFPMIMNHPEKCQGEVHLLIVVKSVITQHDRREVIRNTWGKEQEIDGKRIKTLFLLGTSSNEVEKANHQKLLEYEDQIYGDILQWDFMDSFFNLTLKETSFLKWFSTYCSQVRYIFKGDDDVFVNIQNIFEFLGDTGMRNLFVGDVLFKAKPIRKKENKYYIPQALYNKTYYPPYAGGGGFLMDGPLARKLYGASETLDLYPIDDVFLGMCLEVVQVSPIKHNAFKTFGLVKNKSSKLNKEPCFFKSMIVVHKLLPPDLSHMWELVNSDLVCAQKVEIL